One part of the Kryptolebias marmoratus isolate JLee-2015 linkage group LG13, ASM164957v2, whole genome shotgun sequence genome encodes these proteins:
- the tmprss15 gene encoding enteropeptidase isoform X2, with product MSRRLSSLEVLLCTVSSLLLICCVALIAVSWVSLKPEGAEEPVQLLGQMVIVSGADFSEELRNSSSQLFKSLAFDVQQLVSEAFSVGELRRLYRFCQVQYFRPGSVVVTFDLWFNQLIETKEAEQQLGAGLQQTVGGALVIDTNSIWITEKPDKMTPAATTVTPTAVTCPPEQMPCADGSMCVLINQFCDGVSDCSDMSDEAAARCATTCDGQFVLGGPSGSFSSSKSETYNSSSFCRWIIRVDDGLSVQLNFHHFETEEITDTLKLYEGVGTNKRLTAELSGTTSPGIVWLLSDQSTMEFSSDDFNSLSGFRATYSAANTSILSFQEKFSCSFEPGLCFWRQQQDDDSDWIRTRGATFPPLTGPSLDHTLGNSSGFYIVTPLSPGQLQKSFMIHSLPLTLPLQPMCLSFWYHMFGEDVHCLRVLLSPSLSQVDVPITVLFQREGNYGDTWNYGQVTLNLTSEATVIFEAQKKGGMRNDIALDDITLTPDACDPAPPEPTNVPPPTTLPPIPADCGGPFDLWEPNSSFSSPNYPQSYGNMAECLWTLHAKEGENIQLHFLDFDIEATYDMVEVRDGTGPNSTLLAVLTGRKGPTHDLFSTANQMSVWLFTDSSGHGRGFRANFTCRVGLGSPAPCAVDQFQCRTGNCIHGNGHCDGVVNCFDGSDEADCVVLQVNGSSRLQIQRVSSLLTVCADTWNRHLSDFICQYLGYRSGKALLLPVLPQDSPFATVTITSNGTLETSVSETCRNEEVVSLNCSNKPCGVHSISNVSNYLDQPEDRKALDGRVVGGVNAMKGAWPWLVSLHWRGRHVCGASLMGPDWLLTAAHCVYGKNVHLESWSAILGLHAQSDMNSVDVQTRRVDRIIINRQYNRRTKQADIAMVHLQQPVNFTRQYLTSPEILDSD from the exons ATGTCTCGGCGCCTGTCGTCTTTGGAGGTCCTCCTCTGCActgtttcttctcttcttctcatCTGTTGTGTCGCTCTCATCGCCGTTTCTTGGGTGAGCCTGAAACCTGAAG GTGCAGAGGAACCTGTGCAGCTGTTGGGCCAGATGGTGATCGTTTCTGGAGCAGATTTTTCTGAAGAACTGAGGAACTCCAGCAGCCagttgtttaaatctttggccTTCGACGTCCAGCAGCTG GTGTCTGAGGCGTTCAGCGTCGGTGAGCTGCGGCGGCTCTACAGATTCTGTCAGGTTCAATACTTCAG GCCTGGCAGTGTGgtagtgacctttgacctctggttCAACCAGCTGATTGAAACTAAAGaggcagagcagcagctggggGCGGGGCTTCAGCAGACAGTGGGAGGGGCATTAGTAATTGACACAAACAGCATCTGGATCACAG agaaaCCTGACAAGATGACACCTGCAGCAACCACTGTCACACCTACAGCAG TAACCTGTCCTCCTGAGCAAATGCCCTGTGCTGATGGATCCATGTGTGTTCTGATTAATCAGTTCTGCGATGGAGTCAGCGACTGTTCTGACATGTCTGATGAAGCTGCTGCTCGCTGTG CTACAACGTGTGATGGACAGTTTGTGTTGGGAGGACCAAGTGGATCATTTAGTTCATCAAAGTCTGAGACatacaacagcagcagcttctgccGTTGGATCATCAG GGTCGATGACGGACTCTCGGTTCAGTTAAACTTCCATCACTTTGAGACTGAGGAAATCACAGACACGCTGAAACTATATGAAGGAGTTGGAACAAATAAACGACTTACAG CTGAGCTCTCAGGCACCACCTCTCCTGGGATTGTGTGGCTGCTAAGCGACCAATCAACGATGGAGTTTTCTTCTGATGATTTCAACAGCCTGTCTGGGTTCAGAGCCACCTACAGTGCGGCCAACACCTCCATCCTGTCTT TCCAAGAaaagttcagctgcagctttgaaCCTGGCTTGTGTTTCTGGCGGCAGCAGCAGGACGATGACAGtgactggatcagaaccagaggAGCCACTTTCCCTCCATTAACAGGACCGAGTTTAGATCACACGCTAGGGAACAGCTCAG GCTTCTACATCGTCACTCCTCTGAGTCCTGGCCAATTGCAGAAGAGCTTTATGATCCACAGCCTCCCTCTGACTCTGCCCTTACAGCCAATGTGTTTGAGCTTctg GTACCACATGTTCGGCGAAGATGTCCATTGTCTCAGAGTCCTGCTCAGTCCGTCTTTGTCGCAGGTCGATGTTCCCATTACTGTATTGTTCCAGAGAGAGGGTAACTACGGTGACACCTGGAACTATGGCCAGGTGACCCTCAACCTGACCTCAGAAGCCACG GTGATTTTTGAAGCTCAGAAGAAAGGAGGCATGAGAAATGACATTGCTCTAGATGACATCACACTGACACCTGATGCCTGTGACCCCGCACCACCTGAGCCAACCAATGTCCCACCTCCAACCACCCTGCCCCCCATACCAG CTGACTGTGGAGGACCTTTTGACCTCTGGGAACCAAATTCTTCATTTAGTTCTCCAAACTACCCACAGTCCTATGGAAACATGGCTGAGT GTCTGTGGACTCTGCATGCAAAAGAAGGTGAGAACATCCAGCTCCACTTCCTGGACTTTGATATTGAGGCAACCTATGACATGGTAGAGGTGCGAGATGGAACTGGGCCTAACTCTACCCTACTGG CTGTGCTCACTGGCAGAAAAGGCCCCACCCATGACTTATTCtcaacagccaatcagatgtCAGTATGGTTGTTTACAGACAGCAGTGGCCATGGCCGCGGATTCAGGGCCAACTTTACCTGCAGGGTTGGTCTGGGGTCTCCAG CTCCATGTGCAGTTGATCAGTTCCAGTGCCGGACAGGAAACTGCATCCATGGTAATGGTCATTGTGACGGAGTGGTCAACTGTTTTGATGGGTCGGATGAAGCCGATTGTG TTGTGTTGCAGGTAAATGGTTCCAGTCGCCTTCAGATTCAACGCGTCTCCTCTCTGCTCACAGTGTGTGCTGACACCTGGAACCGTCACCTGTCTGACTTTATCTGTCAGTATTTGGGATACAG GTCTGGAAAAGCGTTGCTGCTGCCAGTTTTGCCTCAAGATTCACCATTTGCAACCGTCACAATCACAAGTAACGGAACTCTCGAAACCAGTGTGAG TGAAACCTGTAGAAATGAAGAGGTGGTTTCACTGAACTGCAGCAACAAAC catGTGGAGTCCATTCGATCAGTAATGTGAGTAACTATTTGGACCAACCAGAGGACAGGAAGGCTCTTGACG GCAGAGTGGTTGGCGGGGTTAATGCTATGAAGGGGGCGTGGCCTTGGCTGGTGTCTCTGCATTGGAGGGGGCGCCATGTTTGTGGAGCCTCCCTGATGGGCCCTGATTGGCTGCTGACAGCTGCACACTGTGTTTATGG GAAGAATGTCCACTTGGAGTCCTGGTCCGCTATTCTTGGACTTCACGCTCAGAGCGACATGAACTCTGTGGATGTCCAGACTCGACGAGTCGATCGCATCATCATCAACAGGCAGTACAACAGAAGAACTAAACAGGCCGACATTGCCATGGTGCATCTGCAGCAGCCAGTTAACTTCACCCGTCAGTACCTCACAAGTCCTGAGATTCTGGACTCTGATTGA